From one Streptomyces sp. CA-210063 genomic stretch:
- a CDS encoding YdcF family protein: protein MIPAQAWADARLLWDYHRMHHTPRPCSVAVGLGSHDLGVADVTAELYHQGMAPVIVFTGATSPTTRARMPRGEAVHYRERALQLGVPESAVLLEPRATNTGENIEFSKAVLAEAGVPVSSVLLVSKPYEERRSYAMMRRLWPEVEVVSASTPMGLEEYADSIGDVRMVIDMIVGALQRVLVFPNWGLAIEQAVPDAVVAAYERLRDQGFTSRLIPDAAQRT from the coding sequence GTGATCCCTGCACAGGCATGGGCGGATGCCCGACTTCTGTGGGACTACCACCGCATGCACCACACCCCACGGCCCTGCTCCGTGGCTGTCGGATTGGGCAGTCACGACCTCGGCGTGGCTGACGTGACTGCGGAGCTGTATCACCAGGGCATGGCGCCAGTGATCGTGTTCACAGGGGCGACCAGTCCAACGACCCGAGCACGCATGCCGCGTGGCGAGGCTGTCCACTACCGAGAGCGGGCGTTGCAACTCGGGGTGCCGGAGTCCGCCGTACTCCTGGAACCGCGCGCCACTAACACCGGCGAGAACATCGAGTTCAGCAAAGCGGTGCTGGCAGAGGCTGGCGTCCCGGTCTCGTCTGTCCTGCTCGTGAGCAAGCCGTATGAAGAACGGCGCTCGTACGCCATGATGCGGAGGCTCTGGCCCGAGGTTGAGGTCGTATCCGCGTCCACGCCGATGGGCTTGGAGGAGTACGCAGACTCCATCGGGGACGTCCGCATGGTGATCGACATGATCGTCGGAGCCCTGCAACGAGTACTCGTCTTCCCCAACTGGGGTCTGGCCATCGAGCAGGCCGTGCCGGATGCCGTCGTGGCCGCGTACGAGCGTCTACGAGACCAGGGGTTCACGAGTCGACTCATCCCGGACGCGGCGCAACGTACCTAG
- a CDS encoding tyrosine-type recombinase/integrase, which yields MFKDKTYKRCTCRGPVYYKRGPRKGQQIFNDDGTPKIGLLEGACPELSKRAHGSWYYYIELPAGIGGHRQRDRRGGFATQKAAEKAAEASWKAAQSGINVLTNETVEEYLRRWHKKKAADLARTTHHEYGRDIDLYFIPHLGHLKIRDLRAKHIQNMYDWILEENLRRREQRQKADQLKLAMEAAQTAWRQAPARTREEKAARSAKRGVWNDAKAAYTDARAKVQKETGPATMESINATLKSALSDAVIEELIAKNYAKFVTLPKVNKPDALVWTPERIAYWERTGKKPSPVMVWDVEQTVQFLDFVAEDRHFTAWHIIIFHGLRRGEIAGVTWDDIDLKNGVIHVARQRVSVNYEIHEDDPKADSKGSVLINSDSVVLLKAWREQQQREREEWEAKAGAGTWENHDNRVFTQEDGSEYHPQHFTDRWDLLVEKSGLPPIRLHDGRHEAGTLALAGGAKTKAVQKMLRHKTKRMTEDTYQAVLPELLRETVDASQNLVAQARKKKAKAEKKKVKKKTKKQPPQPAAA from the coding sequence ATGTTCAAGGACAAGACGTACAAGCGGTGCACATGCCGTGGCCCGGTCTACTACAAGAGGGGTCCACGGAAGGGGCAGCAGATCTTCAACGACGACGGCACCCCCAAGATCGGCCTCCTGGAGGGGGCTTGCCCTGAGCTGTCGAAGCGCGCCCACGGCTCCTGGTACTACTACATCGAGCTGCCCGCGGGCATCGGCGGACATCGACAGCGCGACAGAAGAGGCGGCTTCGCCACCCAGAAGGCGGCAGAGAAGGCGGCCGAAGCCTCGTGGAAGGCAGCACAGAGCGGCATCAACGTCCTCACGAACGAGACGGTTGAGGAGTACCTGCGCCGCTGGCACAAGAAGAAGGCCGCGGACCTGGCCCGTACGACGCACCACGAGTACGGGCGGGACATCGACCTGTACTTCATTCCGCACCTGGGCCATCTCAAGATCCGCGACCTTCGCGCCAAGCACATCCAGAACATGTACGACTGGATCTTGGAGGAGAACCTCCGGCGCCGGGAGCAGAGGCAGAAGGCCGACCAGCTCAAGCTGGCGATGGAGGCCGCCCAGACGGCGTGGCGGCAAGCGCCAGCCCGCACGCGTGAAGAAAAGGCCGCGCGGTCGGCCAAGCGAGGTGTGTGGAACGACGCCAAAGCCGCGTACACCGACGCACGGGCGAAGGTCCAGAAGGAGACCGGCCCGGCGACGATGGAAAGCATCAACGCGACGCTGAAGAGCGCCCTGTCCGATGCCGTCATCGAAGAGCTGATCGCGAAAAACTACGCCAAGTTCGTGACCCTCCCGAAGGTGAACAAGCCCGACGCCCTTGTATGGACGCCCGAGCGCATCGCCTACTGGGAACGGACCGGCAAGAAGCCGAGCCCGGTCATGGTGTGGGATGTCGAACAGACGGTGCAGTTCCTCGACTTCGTGGCCGAGGACCGGCACTTCACCGCCTGGCACATCATCATCTTCCACGGGCTGCGCCGGGGCGAGATCGCTGGTGTCACCTGGGATGACATCGACCTCAAGAACGGCGTCATCCACGTCGCGCGGCAGCGGGTCTCGGTCAACTACGAGATCCACGAGGACGATCCGAAGGCGGACAGCAAGGGCTCCGTCCTCATCAACTCCGACTCAGTGGTCCTACTGAAGGCCTGGCGCGAGCAGCAGCAGCGAGAGCGCGAGGAGTGGGAGGCCAAGGCGGGGGCGGGCACGTGGGAGAACCACGACAACCGCGTCTTCACTCAGGAGGACGGCTCGGAGTACCACCCGCAGCACTTCACGGACCGCTGGGACCTGCTCGTGGAGAAGTCGGGGCTCCCGCCAATCCGGCTCCACGACGGCCGCCACGAGGCTGGCACGCTGGCTCTCGCCGGAGGGGCCAAGACCAAGGCCGTGCAGAAGATGCTCCGTCACAAGACGAAGCGCATGACCGAGGACACCTACCAGGCCGTTCTCCCGGAGTTGCTGCGGGAAACGGTCGACGCGTCACAGAACCTGGTGGCGCAGGCCCGGAAGAAAAAGGCCAAGGCGGAGAAGAAGAAGGTCAAGAAGAAGACCAAGAAGCAGCCTCCCCAGCCTGCCGCCGCGTAG
- a CDS encoding DNA-binding protein gives MTIEELKGLPTVVSVSIAAKALGIGRNKAYELLNAGTFPVEVLQLGNSTKVPTMALWRVLGLLPDAA, from the coding sequence ATGACGATCGAGGAGCTGAAAGGCCTCCCGACCGTCGTCAGCGTGTCCATCGCGGCCAAGGCGCTCGGCATCGGGCGGAACAAGGCCTACGAACTTCTCAACGCAGGCACCTTCCCGGTGGAGGTGCTCCAGCTCGGCAACTCGACCAAAGTCCCTACCATGGCCCTCTGGCGGGTGCTGGGACTGCTGCCTGACGCGGCCTAG
- a CDS encoding zinc ribbon domain-containing protein produces the protein MTEEELMARLYGFEDQARTRLKSDEVSPLREAVTRLFAGQKKPDVIRWMNAAGHLTTRGSQWQTASFDRVIYHPAIAGLAEDPETGELVETGLPHIIEPEEGRRLHAERPEVREREARYDYAFSYGLCDCGECTASLTGARANSSTPGYRCSGCGKVRVAAGLLEDYVGTYVVAQLSRPGARKALLDELERVKKLLPQLRLELGRAQFAVKDLDAQHDNGLIDDAEHDDETAEAKERVKQARARLRFAEQVATAPVESVEDLVQWWNHAPAASKGAVAGLLLKRVTVFKASAQGIRHIEDGRVRLEWRTTAD, from the coding sequence ATGACGGAAGAGGAACTGATGGCGCGACTGTACGGGTTTGAAGATCAGGCTCGAACGCGGTTGAAGAGCGATGAGGTGTCTCCCCTCAGGGAGGCGGTAACACGCCTCTTTGCCGGTCAGAAGAAGCCCGATGTGATCAGGTGGATGAATGCTGCCGGGCACCTGACGACCCGCGGTTCTCAGTGGCAGACAGCTAGCTTCGACAGGGTGATCTACCACCCCGCCATCGCGGGCCTTGCAGAGGACCCTGAAACAGGGGAACTGGTTGAGACGGGGCTACCCCACATCATCGAACCTGAAGAAGGGCGACGGCTCCACGCCGAGCGTCCCGAGGTCCGAGAACGGGAAGCGCGCTACGACTACGCCTTCTCGTACGGGCTGTGCGACTGCGGAGAGTGCACCGCGTCCCTGACCGGCGCCCGGGCGAACAGCAGCACCCCCGGATATCGGTGCAGCGGCTGCGGCAAGGTGCGTGTGGCAGCAGGCCTGCTTGAGGACTACGTCGGCACGTACGTAGTGGCCCAGTTGTCCCGACCCGGGGCCCGGAAGGCGCTGCTCGATGAGCTGGAGCGCGTGAAGAAGTTGTTGCCCCAACTCCGGTTGGAGTTGGGCCGCGCGCAGTTCGCCGTCAAGGACCTAGACGCGCAGCACGACAACGGCCTGATCGATGACGCCGAGCACGACGACGAGACGGCTGAGGCGAAAGAGAGGGTCAAGCAGGCCCGGGCGCGACTGCGCTTCGCTGAGCAGGTCGCCACTGCACCGGTGGAATCGGTCGAGGACCTGGTGCAGTGGTGGAATCATGCGCCGGCTGCATCCAAGGGGGCAGTCGCGGGGCTACTTCTTAAGCGCGTCACGGTGTTTAAGGCCTCGGCTCAGGGGATCCGCCACATCGAAGACGGTCGAGTGCGCCTGGAGTGGCGCACCACGGCCGACTGA
- a CDS encoding GntR family transcriptional regulator: MAPKWRELADRFAEQIRSGEIKPGAQLPQIRDLVAAGEGSKDTVHKAYKELEAQGLVTSSRGHGTVVRRQQPLKRLGIARYDKAKWRDGDEVAFIADRVASGRSYRRNEQTQTVSRVKASAAVATAHGLPEGADVYARARVVKEGTQPTHTLTSYYRPEHVEGTRIVDPTPGPAGRGGGFRVLYDAGYEIDHMTEELFARVPTAEEAQLLQLSPGEWVVELHRTTYTADGTVVEFAIGVHAATRFAWSYDFKVPDSAKAEGESK; the protein is encoded by the coding sequence AAGTGGCGCGAGCTGGCGGACAGGTTCGCGGAGCAGATCAGGAGCGGCGAGATCAAGCCGGGCGCCCAGTTGCCCCAGATCAGAGACCTGGTCGCGGCCGGCGAGGGGTCAAAGGACACCGTTCACAAGGCGTACAAGGAGCTGGAAGCCCAAGGGCTGGTGACGTCCTCGCGCGGCCACGGCACCGTGGTGCGCCGGCAACAGCCGCTCAAGCGCCTCGGCATTGCGCGGTACGACAAGGCGAAGTGGCGGGACGGTGATGAGGTCGCGTTCATCGCGGACCGCGTGGCGTCCGGTCGCTCGTACCGCCGGAACGAGCAGACCCAGACGGTCAGCCGAGTCAAAGCGTCGGCAGCCGTGGCCACAGCTCACGGCTTGCCAGAGGGGGCCGACGTCTACGCACGGGCGCGCGTGGTGAAAGAGGGCACGCAGCCGACTCACACCCTGACCAGCTACTACCGGCCCGAACACGTCGAAGGAACCCGCATCGTCGACCCGACCCCGGGCCCTGCCGGGCGAGGCGGCGGGTTCCGTGTCCTGTACGACGCCGGATACGAGATCGACCACATGACCGAGGAACTCTTCGCGCGGGTGCCCACGGCGGAAGAGGCTCAGCTACTCCAGCTCTCGCCGGGTGAGTGGGTGGTGGAACTGCACCGCACCACGTACACGGCGGATGGGACCGTAGTTGAGTTCGCCATCGGGGTGCATGCGGCGACGCGGTTCGCATGGTCGTACGACTTCAAAGTGCCCGACTCAGCGAAGGCAGAGGGTGAGAGTAAGTGA